CGGCCGTTGTCACCCCTGCCGACTCACCCTTCGAGATCAACGACACCCCCGACCTCTGCGCCATCGGCTACTACGAAGCCTACTACCCCGATAACCCATCCGCCCCTCCAGGCCCCACCAACCCCTCTAGATTCAACCTCTACCGCTACTACAGAGGCTCTCAAGTCACCACCAACTACATCATCGCCAACCGCCTCAACCCCGAATCCTTCTGGTCCCCCAACAAAATGCAAATCAACCTCACCTCCCTCTCCACCGCAGGCCTCGGCCTCCCTGAAATCGATTCCCCCATCCTCGACCCCACAGACCCAATTTCATCCCTCTCCCGCCGCGACGACATCATCGCCCGCAACGTCGCCAACCTAAAAATCATCCTCGAATCCTCCTCCCCCTCCTACCCCAACGCCACACCACCCCTCAACGCCACCCACGAATCCCCCCCCACCCCCCAAATCACCCTTCCCAAAGGCACAGCCTACCTCACCTCGCCTGCCGTCCTATTCATCTGCCTCACAGCCTACAGCGACACCGCCCTCCCCAAAATCAACAAATCCCCCGCTGACTGGAGCGACCCCGAAAATATCAAGCTTTACGGCCGCACCCTTTCCATCCGCGTTGATCTCCCCACCGCAACCCCAAACACCCAATAAC
This genomic window from Candidatus Methylacidiphilales bacterium contains:
- a CDS encoding prepilin-type N-terminal cleavage/methylation domain-containing protein, which produces MKGPLCQPPLHSPASRAFTLTEILVSVAILSLLTLALLQILNQSSKIWTRAQDKSDALREARAALHRIAADLRRAHITAYSPMIINPIDDGSFLPPSNSPAPPRSSIFFIAKQPAVVTPADSPFEINDTPDLCAIGYYEAYYPDNPSAPPGPTNPSRFNLYRYYRGSQVTTNYIIANRLNPESFWSPNKMQINLTSLSTAGLGLPEIDSPILDPTDPISSLSRRDDIIARNVANLKIILESSSPSYPNATPPLNATHESPPTPQITLPKGTAYLTSPAVLFICLTAYSDTALPKINKSPADWSDPENIKLYGRTLSIRVDLPTATPNTQ